A stretch of Tripterygium wilfordii isolate XIE 37 chromosome 11, ASM1340144v1, whole genome shotgun sequence DNA encodes these proteins:
- the LOC120008461 gene encoding uncharacterized protein LOC120008461, which translates to MVHNKKRNRLHQKKMNDMVFVMYNSKLKNKKFRSVELPTFEDIGSDDEWITEGGVDVPPPNEDVNAQIFEPVGNDPIHDMTIEFDGNPIEDKDIEENVNMEEGEGDEYDGSGGGGSGEDDDLDDLC; encoded by the exons ATG GTTCATAATAAGAAAAGGAATCGTCTTCaccaaaagaagatgaatgacATGGTGTTTGTGATGTACAATTCCAAgttgaagaataagaaatttaGAAGTGTGGAGTTGCCAACCTTTGAAGATATTGGTTCCGATGATGAGTGGATCACAGAGGGAGGTGTGGATGTTCCTCCTCCTAATGAGGATGTCAATGCTCAAATTTTTGAACCAGTTGGAAATGACCCAATTCATGATATGACAATTGAATTTGATGGCAACCCAATTGAAGATaaagatatagaagaaaatgtgaatatggaggagggagagggagatgaaTATGATGGGAGTGGTGGAGGTGGAAGTGGTGAAGATGATGATCTTGATGATTTgtgttaa